The Kocuria sp. TGY1127_2 genome includes a window with the following:
- a CDS encoding Rv2175c family DNA-binding protein, which yields MSSNENVANLFDLVGEWTTIPDVAETLDVKVTRVHALITEGQLIAVRDDDGVRRVPALFMREDRVLESLKGTLTVLRDSGFDDEEAIRWLYTEDDSLPGRPIDALQEGRKTEIRRRAQALAW from the coding sequence GTGAGTTCCAATGAAAACGTTGCCAATCTGTTCGATCTCGTAGGGGAATGGACAACCATCCCCGACGTAGCCGAGACCCTGGACGTCAAGGTCACCCGAGTCCATGCCCTGATAACCGAGGGCCAGCTGATTGCCGTCCGCGACGATGACGGCGTTCGGCGCGTCCCCGCGTTGTTCATGCGTGAAGACCGTGTACTGGAGTCCCTCAAGGGAACCCTGACTGTTCTGAGAGACTCGGGTTTCGACGATGAAGAAGCAATTCGGTGGCTCTACACCGAAGACGATTCCCTGCCCGGCCGGCCGATCGATGCGCTGCAAGAGGGGCGCAAGACGGAAATTCGGCGTCGGGCCCAGGCCCTGGCTTGGTAA
- a CDS encoding protein kinase produces MKRTAPGPLTGRKLEGRYLLGDLIARGGMGVVYRGRDTRLARPVAVKVLKESLGSAPETKERFVHEAQAAAAIADPHVVSVWDQGVDESGPDPVVYLVMELVDGATLRDLIKRRSPMTVREALRVVIPLTQGLAAAHGTGLVHRDVKPENVLTSPEGSVKVTDFGLTRHVQAESATLSLVGSANYIAPELVRRQPAGKPADNYSVGIILYEMLTGVPPFRGDSPYAVSMAHVDDDMPDLRRRFPEVDPEIVEIISWCCAKEPENRPQDAAALHGELEHIQRRLTDAALDRRPPGYREDPSDLFSGLETASHTRPVQLAPFGQQDSANTSEGISATRSHPDDADAESTGPDSSTSTHMSEPDVTSVHAQRSLDDATRVLPENSPGATRASRPAAHTEGNGTDPETSRDPQDPRIPTHVLGSAEPYRAWVWLLVFILSACMVAYLGWLVGVSILSDHSAALSLGTGIAMDVRPGPGT; encoded by the coding sequence ATGAAAAGGACTGCACCGGGACCCTTGACAGGGCGAAAACTCGAGGGCCGATACCTCCTCGGTGACCTCATCGCTCGAGGCGGTATGGGCGTCGTCTACCGCGGACGAGATACTCGTTTGGCCCGACCCGTCGCGGTCAAGGTACTCAAGGAATCCTTGGGGTCCGCGCCGGAGACGAAAGAACGCTTCGTTCACGAGGCCCAGGCTGCGGCCGCCATAGCAGATCCGCACGTCGTGTCAGTGTGGGATCAAGGCGTCGACGAGTCCGGCCCGGACCCGGTCGTCTACTTGGTCATGGAACTCGTCGACGGGGCCACCCTGCGCGATCTCATCAAACGGCGGTCTCCCATGACCGTTCGTGAGGCCCTGAGAGTTGTGATCCCCCTGACCCAGGGCTTGGCCGCGGCACACGGAACCGGCCTGGTGCACCGCGACGTCAAGCCCGAAAATGTCTTGACCTCCCCCGAAGGCTCCGTCAAGGTCACGGATTTCGGCCTGACTCGGCATGTTCAGGCGGAGTCAGCGACCCTCAGCCTCGTGGGGTCGGCGAATTACATTGCCCCCGAGCTCGTCCGCCGCCAGCCTGCGGGCAAACCTGCCGACAACTACTCCGTCGGAATCATTCTGTACGAAATGCTGACTGGCGTGCCCCCATTCCGTGGCGACTCCCCTTACGCGGTGTCCATGGCTCACGTCGATGACGACATGCCTGATCTTCGGCGACGCTTCCCGGAGGTGGATCCCGAAATCGTCGAGATCATCTCATGGTGCTGTGCCAAGGAACCGGAGAACAGGCCTCAGGACGCTGCCGCCCTTCACGGAGAACTCGAACACATCCAACGGCGCCTGACGGACGCAGCGTTGGACCGCCGCCCACCCGGATACCGTGAAGATCCGTCGGATCTCTTCAGCGGACTTGAGACCGCGAGCCACACGCGGCCCGTTCAACTTGCGCCGTTCGGCCAGCAGGACTCGGCGAATACGTCGGAGGGAATCTCTGCCACGCGGTCGCATCCCGACGATGCGGACGCAGAATCCACAGGGCCCGACTCGTCCACGAGTACTCACATGTCCGAACCGGACGTGACAAGCGTTCACGCCCAAAGGTCTCTCGACGATGCGACGCGTGTCCTCCCGGAGAACTCTCCCGGAGCAACCAGGGCGTCTCGGCCAGCTGCTCACACCGAAGGAAACGGCACAGATCCAGAGACGTCCCGGGACCCGCAGGATCCAAGGATTCCGACGCATGTCCTGGGCTCGGCGGAACCTTACCGGGCGTGGGTGTGGCTCCTCGTGTTCATTCTGTCCGCCTGCATGGTGGCTTATCTGGGTTGGCTCGTCGGCGTGAGCATCCTGTCGGATCATTCGGCGGCCCTGTCCCTGGGAACCGGCATCGCGATGGATGTCCGGCCCGGGCCCGGAACGTGA
- a CDS encoding carboxylesterase codes for MGHITDHFGKRRAEDPVGRGYSGDVDVSPAQWMGGPDGVLVLHGFTGSPHSVRPLAQHLADAGFSVEMPLLPGHGTTVHDMSTRTWREWVQAVDEAYWNLRSRCEKVAVAGLSMGGALALHLSARRSVEGIVLVNPGVVDPQKGMSFARWLAYAIPTIRGVGDDIAKPGNTEGAYAQTPLKGAAQLHLLFKETRRVLPAVTAPVQIYRSLVDHVVSDASHEYLMAHLPSEPDLVPLSSSYHVATLDYDAPKIFNGSVEFFARCGLRVSGSASGPDSVTTREASGRTS; via the coding sequence ATGGGCCACATCACAGATCACTTCGGGAAGCGTCGTGCGGAAGACCCCGTGGGACGAGGCTACTCCGGCGATGTCGATGTGTCACCGGCTCAGTGGATGGGAGGTCCCGACGGCGTGCTGGTTCTTCACGGTTTCACAGGATCCCCGCACAGCGTCCGCCCCTTGGCGCAACACCTCGCTGACGCGGGATTCTCCGTGGAAATGCCACTCCTACCCGGCCATGGAACCACGGTCCACGACATGTCCACGAGGACGTGGCGAGAATGGGTTCAAGCGGTCGACGAGGCCTATTGGAACCTCCGGTCCCGTTGCGAGAAAGTCGCCGTCGCAGGCCTTTCGATGGGCGGAGCTCTCGCCCTGCACCTGTCCGCGCGTCGCTCGGTCGAAGGAATTGTTTTGGTCAACCCTGGTGTCGTCGATCCGCAGAAGGGCATGTCGTTTGCCCGGTGGCTCGCGTACGCGATTCCAACCATCCGGGGCGTGGGCGATGACATCGCGAAGCCCGGGAACACCGAGGGCGCATATGCTCAGACGCCCCTGAAGGGGGCAGCGCAATTGCACCTGCTCTTCAAGGAAACACGCAGGGTGCTCCCAGCGGTAACCGCGCCGGTGCAGATATACAGGTCCCTCGTGGACCATGTGGTTTCGGACGCGAGCCATGAATATCTCATGGCCCACCTGCCATCCGAGCCCGACCTCGTTCCTTTGTCGTCGAGCTACCACGTAGCGACGCTCGATTACGACGCCCCCAAAATTTTCAATGGATCAGTTGAATTCTTTGCCCGTTGTGGCCTCCGGGTCTCTGGCTCGGCCTCTGGGCCGGATTCGGTCACAACCCGCGAGGCTTCAGGAAGGACGTCATGA
- a CDS encoding long-chain fatty acid--CoA ligase, protein MKETTVELRQQFDPQTNTTDLLESKFPDLADQPLFKVQRAEGEWEEIAARSFRQDVTSMAKGLIAAGIKPRDRVGIMSRTRYEWAVADFAIMYAGGVTVPVYETSSPSQVSWNLGDSGAKAVIVETRQHAAAVQRATQHEDLKVENVWQIEAKDSEKSSLSSLRALGSEIDDSVLEKARTANGLEDAATIIYTSGTTGRPKGCVITHANFVKLCASAKQAIPEVASSENSTLMFLPLAHVFARYIHVLSIDVGVVVGHSPDLKNLTQDLKSFAPTFLLVVPRVFEKIYNGARAQAHDASSIKGKIFDIAEKVGVTWSETVMSGSKPSPVLKAQYALVNRLVFSQLRAAMGGRVQYAVSGGGPLGQHLAHFFHAVGIKILEGYGLTETTAPASVGTVKDFHIGTVGPPLPGIEIKIADDGEILCRGVGVIERYYNNPEADHESFTEDGWFRTGDVGELTGRGMLKITGRKKEIIVTAGGKNVIPGLVEDEIRKSPLVSQCLVIGDQRPFISALVTLDEEALERELPRLGLDANLSVEEAARTDEVQEAIQDLIDRTNNNVSRAESIRAFRIIPRDFTEESGHMTPSLKIRRPQVLKDYSEVIEGIYSQKKPS, encoded by the coding sequence ATGAAAGAAACCACGGTTGAACTACGTCAGCAGTTCGATCCTCAAACCAACACGACGGATCTGCTCGAGTCGAAATTCCCCGACTTGGCCGATCAGCCGTTGTTCAAGGTTCAGCGCGCTGAAGGCGAATGGGAAGAAATAGCGGCTCGATCATTCCGACAAGACGTCACAAGCATGGCCAAAGGCCTCATCGCCGCGGGGATCAAACCGCGGGATCGTGTCGGAATCATGTCACGCACACGGTATGAATGGGCCGTCGCAGACTTCGCAATCATGTATGCGGGCGGCGTGACCGTTCCCGTCTACGAAACGTCCTCTCCTTCTCAGGTCTCGTGGAATCTGGGCGATTCGGGGGCCAAGGCAGTGATCGTGGAAACCCGCCAGCACGCTGCTGCGGTTCAAAGGGCTACACAACATGAGGACCTGAAGGTCGAGAATGTGTGGCAGATCGAGGCAAAAGACTCCGAGAAGTCCTCGCTGTCCTCTCTCCGCGCTCTCGGATCGGAAATCGATGATTCGGTCCTCGAAAAAGCCCGAACAGCGAATGGTCTCGAGGACGCGGCCACCATCATCTACACATCCGGAACCACCGGGAGACCCAAAGGCTGCGTCATCACGCATGCCAACTTCGTGAAGCTCTGCGCCTCGGCAAAGCAAGCGATCCCGGAGGTTGCGAGCTCCGAGAACTCGACCCTGATGTTCCTGCCGCTGGCTCACGTCTTCGCTCGATATATTCATGTCCTTTCCATCGACGTCGGTGTCGTGGTGGGGCACAGCCCGGATCTCAAGAACCTCACCCAGGATCTCAAATCATTCGCACCGACCTTCCTCCTCGTGGTGCCGCGTGTATTCGAGAAGATCTACAACGGAGCCCGTGCACAGGCGCACGACGCGAGTTCGATCAAGGGAAAGATCTTCGATATCGCCGAGAAGGTAGGGGTCACATGGTCGGAGACGGTCATGTCAGGTTCCAAGCCCTCCCCCGTGCTGAAGGCCCAGTACGCGTTGGTCAATCGCTTGGTCTTCTCCCAGTTGCGCGCCGCCATGGGCGGCAGGGTCCAGTACGCGGTCTCGGGCGGCGGGCCCTTGGGCCAGCATTTGGCTCACTTCTTCCACGCCGTCGGCATCAAGATTCTGGAAGGATACGGACTCACCGAGACCACCGCGCCGGCTTCCGTTGGGACCGTCAAAGACTTCCACATTGGGACCGTCGGACCGCCGTTGCCGGGAATCGAGATCAAAATCGCCGACGACGGCGAAATCCTGTGCCGCGGGGTCGGGGTCATCGAACGTTATTACAACAACCCCGAGGCCGACCATGAGAGTTTCACGGAGGACGGCTGGTTCCGCACCGGCGACGTCGGCGAGCTGACAGGCCGAGGAATGCTGAAGATCACCGGGCGAAAGAAAGAGATCATCGTGACGGCCGGGGGCAAGAACGTGATCCCAGGGCTCGTCGAGGACGAGATCCGCAAGTCCCCTTTGGTCTCGCAGTGTCTCGTGATCGGCGATCAACGCCCGTTCATCTCGGCTTTGGTGACCCTCGACGAGGAGGCCCTCGAACGAGAGCTGCCTCGTCTCGGCCTCGACGCGAATCTCAGCGTGGAGGAAGCCGCGAGAACGGATGAGGTCCAGGAGGCCATCCAGGATCTCATCGACCGCACCAACAACAACGTCTCCAGAGCGGAGTCGATCCGGGCCTTCCGAATTATCCCTCGGGACTTCACGGAAGAGTCGGGGCATATGACGCCGTCCCTCAAAATCCGCCGCCCACAGGTCCTCAAGGATTATTCGGAGGTCATCGAGGGGATCTACTCACAGAAAAAGCCTTCCTGA
- a CDS encoding 1-acyl-sn-glycerol-3-phosphate acyltransferase, with product MFLKRFVVGPLINRVFHPEAEGLENIPRTGGAILASNHLSFADSVFLPVALDRQVYFLAKSEYFTGQGIVGRATAAFFKGINQIPMDRSGGNKSAKSLGQAAQTLRDGKLLGIYPEGTRSPDGRLYRSKIGVARLAIQTGVPVIPVAMINTEKVQPTGHKLPRRTSTDGRRIAPVRTVIGKPLDFSQYAGRESEHSAQRIVADQIIQAIQDLSGQEYVDVYASTVKAAMEKQRVADAKAAVAEILENAKSRTQASVDSAKASVESAREKIQPGLDSARERIQPGLDRVEEKLNEARARVEEGVKSAQYRRSGNPDSSNETSDGGTE from the coding sequence ATGTTCCTCAAGCGGTTCGTCGTCGGGCCACTGATCAACCGAGTGTTTCACCCCGAAGCTGAGGGCCTTGAGAACATCCCGCGCACAGGCGGCGCGATTTTGGCCTCCAACCATCTTTCCTTCGCGGATTCCGTCTTCTTGCCTGTCGCCCTGGATCGCCAGGTGTATTTCCTAGCGAAATCCGAGTACTTCACCGGCCAGGGAATCGTTGGGCGGGCAACCGCGGCTTTCTTTAAGGGAATCAACCAGATCCCCATGGATCGGTCGGGCGGCAACAAATCGGCCAAGTCTCTGGGACAGGCAGCTCAGACCCTCCGCGACGGAAAACTGCTCGGAATCTACCCGGAAGGGACCCGGTCCCCGGACGGCCGGTTGTACAGGTCAAAGATTGGTGTTGCGCGGTTGGCGATTCAGACCGGAGTGCCCGTCATCCCCGTGGCCATGATCAACACGGAAAAGGTCCAGCCGACCGGACACAAGCTCCCACGGCGAACCTCGACGGACGGCCGAAGGATCGCTCCCGTCAGGACCGTCATCGGCAAGCCCTTGGATTTCTCGCAGTACGCAGGACGCGAGTCTGAGCACTCGGCGCAACGGATCGTGGCCGACCAGATCATCCAGGCGATCCAAGACCTTTCCGGCCAGGAGTATGTGGACGTGTATGCGTCCACAGTCAAAGCAGCCATGGAAAAGCAACGCGTTGCGGATGCCAAGGCTGCCGTGGCCGAAATTCTGGAGAACGCGAAGTCGCGGACGCAGGCCTCGGTGGACTCCGCCAAAGCCAGCGTCGAATCCGCGCGCGAGAAGATCCAGCCTGGATTGGACTCGGCCCGGGAACGAATCCAGCCTGGGTTGGACCGCGTCGAGGAAAAGCTCAACGAAGCCCGTGCTCGCGTCGAGGAAGGCGTCAAGAGTGCACAGTACCGCCGTTCCGGCAATCCCGATTCCTCGAACGAAACCTCGGACGGAGGAACAGAGTAG
- a CDS encoding mycothione reductase, translated as MADSAQQIREYDLIVVGSGSGNSLIDHHWKDKKVAIVDGGVFGGTCLNKGCIPTKMFAYPAATAIHGLDDDRLGVSMQRTEVRWQEIRDRIFGRIDSISQSGLDYREDAENVDVYTEFATLRDPHTLVTESGEVIRGRQLVLAAGSRSILPNIPGIELPGVHTSDTVMRINDLPRRVVILGGGFVAAEFAGIFHGLGSHVTQVNRSERLLRDHDAEIADRFVREASRQWDLRLNTNITSIEQSRGGLEVTLESHGESETVQADVVLVATGRVSNVDRLDAKSAGFDVKDGVLSVDAYQRVLSGGEPVEGVWSLGDVSSVIQLKHLANAQERTVQHNLLNPEDLRTTDQRHVPHAVFTNPQIAAVGLSEAEARDTARAEGFEITVKVQDFGDVAYGWAMEDQHGLVKLIARRDTGELLGAHIIGTEASMLIQPLIQAMSFGLAAHDMARGQFWIHPALTEVVENALLGLEVPGN; from the coding sequence GTGGCGGATTCGGCGCAGCAGATTCGTGAATACGACTTGATCGTGGTCGGGTCGGGCTCGGGAAACAGCCTGATCGATCACCATTGGAAAGACAAGAAGGTCGCAATCGTCGACGGCGGAGTCTTCGGTGGAACGTGCCTCAACAAGGGGTGCATCCCGACCAAGATGTTCGCGTATCCCGCAGCGACCGCAATCCACGGTCTCGACGACGACCGGCTCGGTGTGAGCATGCAACGTACCGAGGTGCGGTGGCAAGAAATTCGGGACCGGATCTTCGGACGGATCGATTCGATCTCGCAGAGCGGTCTCGACTACCGTGAGGATGCGGAAAACGTGGATGTCTACACCGAGTTCGCGACACTCCGTGACCCTCACACGTTGGTCACGGAATCCGGCGAAGTGATCCGAGGCCGTCAGCTCGTCCTGGCCGCCGGCTCCCGCTCTATCCTCCCGAACATTCCCGGAATCGAGCTGCCAGGCGTGCACACCTCGGACACCGTCATGCGGATCAACGACCTGCCCCGCCGCGTCGTGATCCTGGGAGGGGGATTCGTGGCTGCGGAGTTCGCAGGAATATTCCACGGATTGGGCTCGCACGTTACTCAAGTGAATCGTTCCGAGCGACTCCTGAGGGACCACGACGCCGAGATCGCTGACCGATTCGTTCGCGAGGCATCCCGCCAGTGGGATCTTCGGCTCAATACCAACATCACCTCGATCGAACAATCCCGGGGCGGGCTTGAGGTCACGCTGGAATCCCACGGCGAGTCAGAGACCGTCCAGGCCGACGTTGTCCTGGTCGCGACGGGTCGCGTGTCCAACGTGGATCGTCTCGATGCCAAAAGCGCCGGCTTCGACGTGAAAGACGGCGTTCTGTCCGTGGACGCGTACCAGCGCGTCCTTTCGGGTGGCGAACCGGTCGAGGGCGTCTGGTCGCTGGGCGACGTCAGCTCGGTCATTCAACTCAAGCACCTCGCGAATGCTCAGGAGCGAACCGTCCAGCACAATCTGCTTAATCCCGAGGATCTGCGCACAACCGACCAACGCCACGTCCCGCACGCCGTGTTCACGAACCCTCAGATCGCGGCGGTCGGTCTGAGCGAAGCGGAGGCCCGCGACACCGCACGGGCCGAGGGATTCGAGATTACGGTCAAGGTTCAGGACTTCGGCGACGTCGCGTACGGCTGGGCGATGGAGGACCAGCACGGTCTGGTCAAGCTCATTGCCCGCCGAGATACCGGCGAGCTCCTTGGCGCCCACATCATCGGCACCGAGGCGTCCATGCTGATTCAGCCCTTGATCCAGGCGATGAGTTTCGGGCTCGCTGCTCACGACATGGCTCGGGGCCAGTTCTGGATCCACCCCGCACTGACCGAGGTTGTCGAGAATGCGCTGCTGGGGCTGGAGGTTCCCGGGAACTGA
- the dinB gene encoding DNA polymerase IV — MTEVSPGFGSRVIMHVDMDAFFVGVELLTRPELVGRQVVVAGSGPRSVVLSASYEARALGVGSAMPTARARQLAPHAVYIDPSHGAYREYSEKVMSILRSVTDQVEQVSVDEAFLDVTGAIRRLGRPVAIARDLRHRIHGATGLVASVGIAGNKFLAKMASTGSKPNGLWIVPDARVHDFLDPLPVRKLWGVGEKTAQNLHEAGFNTVGAVRQASLSFLQRRLGKAAGAHLYELSRGLDDRPVVTERVEKSMGAEHTFKYDTDDVREIKSAMLQLSHDVARRLRASGRRAYGVAIKVRDESFHTVSRARALEQGVTTGREVYDAAVRLFNDLGPLPSRMRLIGVRVEKLDAHDAGRQLSLWDSVSEDQLVAEAEWDQAESAMDQIWQKFGPTGLRPASLVRGSISPRYDKRAPRSEKTKAEDESAREGPKKSS, encoded by the coding sequence ATGACCGAAGTATCACCAGGTTTCGGCAGCCGTGTCATCATGCACGTTGACATGGACGCGTTTTTCGTCGGCGTCGAGTTGCTGACGCGGCCCGAGCTTGTCGGTCGGCAGGTCGTCGTGGCTGGGTCGGGTCCTCGTTCCGTGGTTCTTTCGGCCTCTTACGAAGCCCGTGCCCTGGGAGTCGGTTCCGCGATGCCCACGGCCAGAGCTCGCCAACTCGCACCCCACGCGGTGTATATCGACCCCTCCCACGGCGCATACCGGGAATACTCCGAAAAGGTCATGAGTATTCTTCGATCCGTGACGGATCAGGTCGAGCAGGTCAGCGTGGACGAAGCCTTCCTGGACGTCACCGGAGCAATCCGGCGTCTGGGCCGTCCGGTAGCGATCGCCCGGGACCTTCGACATCGAATCCATGGGGCAACCGGGTTGGTCGCCTCCGTCGGGATCGCGGGAAACAAGTTCCTCGCCAAGATGGCCTCCACCGGCTCCAAACCGAATGGCTTGTGGATAGTTCCCGACGCCCGCGTGCACGATTTCCTTGATCCGCTTCCCGTCCGCAAGCTCTGGGGCGTGGGGGAGAAGACCGCTCAGAATCTGCACGAGGCTGGCTTCAATACCGTTGGGGCGGTTCGGCAAGCCTCGCTGAGCTTCTTGCAGAGGAGGCTGGGCAAAGCTGCGGGCGCTCATCTTTACGAGTTGTCCCGAGGCCTCGATGATCGCCCGGTAGTGACCGAACGCGTCGAGAAATCAATGGGTGCCGAACATACGTTCAAATACGACACGGATGACGTGCGGGAGATCAAATCGGCCATGCTCCAGCTCAGCCACGATGTCGCGCGAAGGCTGCGGGCTTCGGGCAGACGCGCGTACGGCGTAGCGATCAAAGTACGAGACGAGTCCTTTCATACAGTCAGCCGAGCGCGCGCCCTCGAGCAAGGCGTGACTACGGGCCGAGAGGTCTACGACGCCGCCGTCCGGCTGTTCAATGATCTTGGCCCGTTGCCGTCTCGAATGAGACTGATCGGCGTGCGGGTGGAAAAGCTCGACGCACACGATGCGGGACGCCAACTCTCCCTATGGGATTCGGTCTCGGAGGACCAGCTCGTGGCCGAAGCAGAATGGGACCAGGCCGAATCCGCGATGGACCAGATTTGGCAAAAATTCGGGCCCACAGGATTGCGGCCGGCCAGCCTTGTACGAGGCAGTATTTCGCCCCGG
- a CDS encoding class II 3-deoxy-7-phosphoheptulonate synthase, which translates to MAEQTQSHFAQFQTQPAPEAKNYPGLDEWRHLSVDQQPTWAEHPDFKKVVSELETVPPLVFAGEVDQMRQRLAAVAEGQAFFLTGGDCAETFVDATADKISARVRTLLQMAVVLTYGASMPVVKMGRMAGQFSKPRSANMETRGDTTLPSFRGEMVNGFDFTEESREHDPNRMLRGYHTSASTLNLIRAFTTGGFADLRLVHEWNKGFVSNPANARYESLAREIDRAIRFMDACGADFEALKGTEFYAGHEALLLDYERALTRIDSRTHLPYDTSGHFLWVGERTRGLEDAHVNFLSKVHNPIGVKLGPTTDVDDTLRLIDKLDPERQPGRLTFITRMGASKIRENLPKIVEGVRDSGAKVVWVTDPMHGNTISVPSGYKTRRFNDVVDEVRGFFEVHEALGTVPGGIHVEMTGDDVAECLGGSDAVDETAFADHYETLCDPRLNHMQSLEVAFLVAEYLSKR; encoded by the coding sequence ATGGCTGAACAGACACAATCCCATTTCGCTCAATTCCAGACCCAACCCGCCCCCGAGGCCAAGAACTATCCGGGTCTGGACGAGTGGCGTCACTTGTCTGTGGACCAGCAGCCGACCTGGGCCGAGCACCCGGATTTCAAGAAAGTCGTCTCCGAGCTCGAAACTGTCCCGCCCCTGGTTTTTGCGGGTGAGGTCGACCAGATGCGTCAACGTCTCGCCGCCGTCGCCGAAGGCCAGGCATTCTTCCTGACCGGGGGCGACTGCGCAGAGACTTTCGTAGATGCCACGGCCGACAAGATCAGCGCCCGGGTCCGGACCCTTTTGCAGATGGCCGTGGTCCTGACTTACGGCGCATCGATGCCTGTGGTCAAAATGGGCCGTATGGCCGGTCAGTTTTCAAAACCGCGGTCCGCGAATATGGAGACCCGCGGAGACACGACGCTTCCGTCCTTCAGAGGCGAGATGGTCAATGGTTTTGACTTCACGGAGGAGTCACGGGAGCACGACCCTAACCGCATGCTGCGCGGATACCACACCTCCGCGTCGACCCTGAACCTCATCCGTGCGTTCACGACCGGCGGTTTCGCCGATTTGCGCCTGGTCCACGAGTGGAACAAGGGGTTTGTGTCGAATCCCGCCAACGCGCGATACGAGTCGCTGGCACGGGAAATCGATCGAGCGATCAGATTCATGGACGCGTGCGGAGCCGATTTCGAAGCTCTCAAGGGGACCGAGTTCTACGCCGGCCACGAGGCCCTGCTCCTGGACTACGAGCGCGCTCTGACTCGTATCGACTCCCGGACTCATCTGCCCTACGACACGAGCGGTCATTTCCTGTGGGTCGGTGAGCGTACACGCGGTCTGGAGGACGCGCACGTCAATTTCCTGTCGAAGGTTCACAACCCGATTGGGGTCAAGCTCGGCCCGACTACTGACGTGGATGACACCTTGCGTCTGATCGACAAGCTCGACCCGGAACGACAGCCAGGTCGTCTCACGTTCATCACGCGCATGGGTGCGTCCAAGATCAGGGAGAACCTCCCGAAGATCGTTGAAGGTGTACGGGACTCTGGAGCCAAGGTCGTGTGGGTGACCGATCCAATGCACGGCAACACCATTTCAGTCCCTTCGGGGTACAAGACACGCCGGTTCAATGATGTCGTGGACGAGGTCCGCGGCTTCTTCGAGGTCCACGAGGCCCTGGGGACCGTTCCGGGCGGCATCCACGTCGAAATGACGGGCGACGATGTCGCCGAATGCTTGGGCGGTTCGGACGCTGTCGACGAGACGGCGTTCGCGGACCACTACGAGACCTTGTGCGACCCCCGCTTGAATCACATGCAGTCGCTGGAAGTTGCTTTCCTCGTCGCAGAGTACTTGTCCAAGAGATAA
- a CDS encoding polyprenyl synthetase family protein → MNNPDPNSPTGSSPAMDPAGVDRETAEREYIQAVDEAIADYLGRQRLVMLEISPEAMTLVDHIEALCSGGKRMRALLAYWGWQAAGGGPSAPEVVLAGAAIELFQSAALIHDDIIDHSDTRRGKPSVHRSFQAMHREEHWSLSGEEFGIMGGIVAGDLCLSFSEAVFASIGTPQAATGRARRIFDIMRTEVMAGQYLDGLSEVMGTEDPEEAIDRASTVIRYKSAKYSCEHPLTLGAALAGAGEPLLGQLSEFGLPLGEAFQLRDDVLGVFGEPHVTGKPAGDDLREGKRTVLVALAERTASAEQVAFLEERLGRPDLDEETVNKMRDIIRESGALDETERIIQTTQRQVQAALRKIDTSPGVAKALEDVASRALHRSS, encoded by the coding sequence GTGAACAACCCCGATCCGAATTCCCCTACCGGGTCGAGTCCTGCCATGGACCCGGCCGGTGTGGACCGTGAGACCGCCGAGCGGGAATACATTCAGGCTGTCGATGAAGCGATCGCGGATTACCTGGGCCGCCAACGACTCGTGATGCTGGAAATCTCCCCTGAAGCCATGACACTGGTGGATCACATCGAGGCTTTGTGTTCGGGCGGAAAGAGAATGAGAGCCCTTCTAGCATATTGGGGGTGGCAAGCCGCAGGGGGTGGTCCGTCGGCTCCCGAAGTCGTCCTGGCCGGAGCTGCCATAGAGCTGTTCCAGTCTGCGGCGTTAATCCACGATGACATCATCGACCACTCCGACACCCGGCGAGGGAAACCGTCCGTCCACCGTTCTTTCCAGGCAATGCATCGGGAAGAGCACTGGTCCCTCAGCGGAGAAGAATTCGGGATCATGGGCGGTATCGTCGCCGGGGATCTCTGCCTTTCCTTCTCCGAGGCCGTCTTCGCCTCAATAGGCACCCCGCAGGCCGCAACCGGCAGGGCCCGCCGGATTTTCGACATCATGCGCACCGAGGTCATGGCCGGCCAGTACCTCGACGGTCTTTCCGAAGTCATGGGGACCGAAGATCCAGAAGAAGCCATTGACCGTGCGTCGACCGTCATCCGTTACAAATCCGCCAAATACTCGTGCGAGCATCCGTTGACTTTGGGCGCTGCCCTCGCCGGTGCCGGTGAGCCACTGCTCGGTCAGCTCAGCGAGTTCGGCCTGCCTCTGGGCGAAGCATTTCAACTGCGCGACGACGTCCTCGGAGTATTCGGCGAACCACACGTCACGGGAAAACCCGCAGGCGACGACCTGCGAGAGGGAAAACGCACGGTACTCGTCGCTCTGGCGGAAAGAACCGCGTCGGCAGAGCAGGTCGCGTTCCTCGAAGAACGCTTGGGACGGCCCGATCTGGACGAAGAGACGGTCAACAAGATGCGGGATATCATCCGTGAGTCGGGAGCCCTGGACGAAACCGAGCGAATCATCCAGACCACGCAGCGCCAGGTACAGGCTGCCCTGCGGAAAATAGATACGTCCCCAGGGGTCGCAAAAGCCCTGGAAGACGTGGCTTCCAGGGCCTTGCATCGTTCTTCCTGA